One segment of Allorhodopirellula heiligendammensis DNA contains the following:
- a CDS encoding type I polyketide synthase, whose amino-acid sequence MLLTGATGMVGSYVMAQWLRDGRPLAVIARGKGAHSATERIEQILCRFEAAWSVTLPRPRVFQGDLNQPGLGLLSVNAQWIADNCSQILHSAASLSFAPASESVDNEPYRTNVHGTEYVLDFCRASGISHFHHISTAYVCGKRSGAVLESEGDVGQDFANDYERSKLLAEGLLDAALRAGTLESLTIYRPSIVIDRTGLSPISGDRTIYGAFSMYQMLASRFGLPAHGEWFRNLGFDGEEQKNIVDVDWIANAVLTIIADPRYHNQTYHLTSSAGTTVQDLDAAFHAATQIWLDRPTRLERTRSTRSANLSVDDRTELDRMAAPFVNTFLPYFRDDPQFDREQIDRVIAETDLPSTPHIGSEELLEMVRHWSAFTPRPIKKNAAESGSAQSSQAPTGPHGVARQSAPTQSELPAGANDPDEIVICGYEVRLPGGVDNVDDFAEMLWAGRSGIEPMPDDRLDRSLYFDTERNVPGKTYTQLGGCVSPTPLSVERERKINALGEFDLTHRQFAQVAMAAVESTFGVERIETVDGLNPLRAGVLVGHSGGTQAGGPLAMNTLASATSELIEQTGLPDAVDPANVDRIKAKLTTAIREGRPSWQDDGAPHFNAYSAASLTAGLIGFRGRREVIDAACSSSLLALHHAVSAITADHLDVALVGGATFNNVDNLALFSQSGACSDEGCYPFDRRASGLISSEGYVAVILVRRSVAERLGLPIRASVVGVGVASDGKGKGLWAPRSEGQQLAIRRVSNDADVCLDVDYLECHATSTQVGDATELETLTAVLRNHEAAEVANPVDGQPTQANRVVSSAKTQQLPIGSVKSNLGHLLEAAGLVGMVKCMIAMQRSELPPSIHFDQPNETYDWTGSPLRVVKTIEPWPQRHTSRRHAPDDRLAGINAFGIGGLNAHVVIRQSDRPRQLSRPHETATRKLEPIAIVGRGLVLPGAQNVAEFAELLRSTTSCISDPPAGRWPQRSRDRGWIGVEQAASGGVDCDGRIPHCRGGYIRDFQFDAQSYRIPPKTVQYANPAQLMLIDAAAQAIDEFDGGTWSIDRARVGVVVGTMFGGEFSNSLQIGLRLPEIRQHFLRIARDEGLSRSQSEAVVEQFHTAVMQRYPALLDETGGFTASTLASRISRTFDLMGGACAVDADEASGGLAIMTAMEQLRGGQVDAVLCGMTHRSMDLVAFEQLYRKNQLVPSGRAEDVPQDGSRIFPGEGVAIMMLQRLSDAVAQDKPIFGVIEHAAESWTDDVARARADDASLSETHPETSATRLSSTLGHLGGGQGIVRTLAATVAFEHAASAPAVQRICETAQDGYQIQYQIAKQPTSTPMIRASAATTTRSHEQLAANGPSVSGPIANGPIASGPERASRIVSTRPVAPRVAITSPVEVLQIRLRASDPARLQRDLRLLVEHPESRLPRSTQFESGVDSFQAQHTTAPSAAAAKVTEVAIVGHSVQEVAAAARAILDGPLAERQTTALSKHVAWIRCQESSGNRVGWLFPGQGSQYPAIPRLFSSDDSGAPTAASAWSFMQDVDARLQRRGIESVGDRLTDPKRQLGRDVWWTQLWVLAVGAAMTDALFQRGHRPDVVLGHSFGECTAAWAAGVMNMDQAIEFAKCRSDAVIMTRQVGGQLLSVRGEPSAVQAVIDRHQLDVVISHHNSPVGTVIAGMKNDIAAAKSQLADAGMASVVINVPAAFHTPAMKPAQELLRARFGGQHLLPPRLGFLSAVSNRYLAEPTEIMDNLINQLTQPVCFNGALQRIVAEGCGLLIEVGPDNVLTRLARASVDGRAICLSADERRREHTLQQLLIEMACEAFQGTGSLGAQHHPATEKPIEGRRHGDPHRHGSPSVTDEQMTAAAEQRFEVVDVTRNRRRQAPPKPSTSMRASSNEPNSVGSSAPLSPEPITLATRDRGNLPTSQAAGGASRHGAPTSPSSVETPLVVNAAVGQRAARAFLFDLAVDLTGYDPEIIDFSADLEAELGVDSIKKAQLIGEIVQWSDTPIDVQSMQLAQFETLNDILGILDDASATASLCEPTSPAMVTTQRQSTASTADAPRTAGEIPGAVPALAPTHTDAAWDVSEDLGGNDESLRRLMIDLVVDQTGYDESIIDLDADMEGELGIDSIKKAQLLGELAQQYQLTSLQDSGLTLADFATLESIRAFVWEQIASPGGNVMGDSAATLAREKKNEVETQHAGVSTGGGAPSANQSDPTPPVPATGTHRFVLGMQSTPRLANMPAAPTWHGPALVYGDNAMSDAIVARWRADSQAAQFPIELIDSSLTIDELNSRLDELWANGISPHLFITTPHDRDAVWQTTDAAAWRSRRESALSNPFRLCQRWMQGLIDANCMSKATLTSLVNSGGDFHFGGGELMSSESGGLSGLTKAMLIEAWMRGYQDTPMLIVDALPDASPADVAEGIWRELAVPSYDEEVAVSAERRFATAARYSPLSTPSRAASLSPAHSLTSGGNWIVAGGGRGITAMTAMELASRHQLKLHLLGTAPVPQIDDETRRRAAADRPALRRQVMNQTQAQGGNPVTTWQQLEKAIEIDQTLQACLERSIDAVYHSVDVGDVEAVNKLLKKIRRADGPIRGVIQGAGAGQDARFDRKRPDKVEKCFRAKIDGCVALANATQHDPLEWFVGFGSISGRFGANGHTDYSAANDMLAKLIGNLQQQRPKTRCVTFHWHAWGDIGMATKPEAKLALDMIGMDFMPAQEGLQHFINEIEWGGDATEVLITDRRYVRKFFPRGESVIGFQPVDANQTVMASEPAGMPLPLPMLDPESNQAADDRSRQSSYAVLFDPVHDRFLSEHLVQGRPTLPFVIAIELLAEAARAGTGEDVIAMHDIQAHRPLKCLTREPFRVELVSSIHHQDAPVGRSASQPRWSLVSDLRRRDGRLVEAARPHFSATILTRQRRPSEEPSSDSLRRTAPAQDDLAVTLEPVDYQPSDAPVYHGPALQCLRQIGFTSDSQTAVGVIVAPSPAHLAGEHRPMQGWTISPASTDALLYAAGMLAYRVSGRPSLPVSFERIEIGRLPVPGEPLRAVVTCEHEDETGAILRASLDGFNGDRILELIGYKIGWIG is encoded by the coding sequence ATGCTATTGACTGGAGCCACCGGGATGGTGGGTTCGTACGTCATGGCTCAGTGGCTGCGCGATGGTCGGCCACTTGCTGTCATCGCTCGCGGCAAGGGCGCGCACAGTGCAACGGAGCGGATCGAGCAGATTCTCTGCCGTTTCGAGGCGGCCTGGAGCGTCACACTGCCTCGTCCGCGAGTCTTCCAAGGCGATTTGAATCAGCCCGGCCTGGGATTGCTGTCGGTCAACGCGCAGTGGATTGCGGACAACTGCAGTCAGATTCTGCACAGCGCGGCAAGTCTAAGTTTCGCCCCAGCGAGCGAATCGGTCGATAATGAACCCTATCGAACGAACGTGCACGGCACCGAGTATGTCTTAGATTTCTGTCGTGCATCGGGTATTTCGCATTTTCACCATATTTCGACAGCCTACGTTTGTGGTAAGCGGAGTGGCGCGGTTTTGGAATCGGAGGGTGATGTCGGGCAGGATTTCGCCAACGACTACGAGCGCAGCAAGCTGCTGGCCGAAGGATTGCTGGACGCGGCATTGCGGGCTGGGACGCTCGAATCACTGACGATTTATCGACCATCGATTGTGATCGACCGCACCGGTCTATCGCCGATCTCCGGGGACCGCACCATTTACGGTGCCTTCTCGATGTATCAAATGCTGGCCTCGCGGTTTGGACTGCCCGCTCACGGAGAGTGGTTTCGCAATCTCGGTTTTGACGGTGAGGAGCAAAAAAACATTGTGGACGTGGATTGGATCGCCAACGCCGTGTTGACGATTATTGCTGATCCGCGGTACCACAATCAAACCTATCATCTGACCTCCTCAGCCGGCACGACCGTTCAGGATTTGGACGCCGCATTTCACGCCGCGACTCAGATTTGGCTCGATCGCCCCACGCGATTGGAACGCACCCGCTCGACTCGCTCAGCCAATTTGAGTGTGGACGATCGGACGGAACTTGACCGGATGGCCGCGCCATTCGTGAACACGTTTTTGCCTTACTTCCGAGATGACCCGCAATTCGATCGCGAACAAATTGATCGTGTAATTGCGGAAACCGACCTGCCGTCGACCCCGCACATTGGTAGCGAGGAGCTGTTGGAAATGGTTCGGCATTGGTCGGCGTTCACGCCTCGCCCGATCAAGAAAAACGCCGCTGAAAGTGGCTCCGCCCAATCGTCTCAAGCTCCCACGGGCCCGCACGGAGTGGCCCGGCAGTCGGCGCCGACGCAATCGGAGCTGCCTGCTGGGGCGAACGATCCTGATGAGATTGTGATTTGCGGCTACGAAGTTCGCTTGCCCGGTGGTGTGGATAATGTCGACGATTTCGCAGAGATGCTATGGGCAGGTCGCTCTGGGATCGAGCCGATGCCGGACGATCGGCTGGACCGCTCACTGTATTTCGATACAGAGCGAAATGTGCCCGGCAAAACCTACACGCAGCTCGGTGGCTGTGTCTCACCGACTCCACTGAGCGTCGAGCGAGAGCGAAAAATCAACGCCCTCGGCGAGTTCGATCTCACTCATCGACAATTTGCCCAGGTCGCAATGGCGGCGGTCGAGTCGACTTTTGGCGTTGAACGAATCGAAACGGTGGACGGCTTGAACCCGTTGCGGGCCGGCGTGCTGGTCGGACACAGTGGCGGAACGCAGGCGGGAGGGCCGCTCGCAATGAACACGCTGGCGTCGGCAACATCAGAATTGATCGAGCAGACCGGTTTGCCCGATGCAGTCGACCCCGCGAATGTCGATCGGATCAAGGCGAAGCTGACGACCGCGATTCGTGAGGGCCGACCAAGTTGGCAGGACGACGGCGCGCCTCATTTCAATGCCTACAGCGCAGCGTCTCTGACGGCCGGTCTGATCGGATTTCGAGGTCGCCGTGAAGTCATTGATGCCGCCTGCTCGTCGTCGCTCTTGGCGTTGCACCATGCGGTCTCGGCCATCACGGCTGATCATTTAGATGTTGCCTTGGTGGGCGGTGCGACATTCAATAATGTCGACAATCTCGCTTTGTTTTCGCAGTCAGGTGCCTGCAGCGATGAGGGGTGTTATCCGTTTGATCGTCGCGCCAGTGGTTTGATTAGTAGTGAAGGGTATGTGGCGGTCATCTTGGTGCGGCGCAGCGTGGCCGAGCGACTCGGGCTCCCCATCCGTGCCAGCGTGGTCGGCGTCGGCGTTGCTTCGGACGGGAAGGGGAAGGGCTTATGGGCGCCACGGAGCGAAGGCCAACAGCTCGCTATCCGCCGCGTTTCCAATGATGCGGATGTCTGTTTGGACGTGGATTACTTGGAGTGCCACGCGACCAGTACCCAGGTGGGCGACGCCACGGAACTGGAAACCCTGACGGCCGTCTTGCGCAACCATGAGGCGGCAGAAGTTGCCAACCCAGTCGATGGACAGCCCACGCAAGCGAACCGCGTGGTGAGTTCCGCGAAGACACAGCAGCTTCCTATTGGCAGTGTCAAAAGTAATCTCGGGCATCTACTTGAAGCGGCTGGTTTGGTGGGGATGGTCAAATGCATGATCGCGATGCAACGCAGTGAGCTGCCTCCCTCGATTCATTTCGATCAACCCAACGAGACCTATGACTGGACGGGTTCACCCCTGCGCGTCGTCAAAACAATTGAGCCTTGGCCACAGCGACATACATCCCGTCGGCATGCACCCGATGACCGGCTCGCGGGGATCAATGCATTCGGGATTGGGGGGCTAAATGCTCACGTTGTGATCCGCCAATCGGATCGACCTCGCCAACTGTCCCGTCCCCACGAAACCGCAACACGGAAGCTTGAACCGATTGCAATTGTCGGCCGGGGGCTTGTTTTACCAGGGGCACAGAACGTTGCTGAGTTCGCCGAATTGCTACGGTCGACGACGAGTTGCATTTCTGATCCGCCGGCGGGGAGGTGGCCTCAGCGGTCTCGCGATCGAGGTTGGATCGGTGTCGAACAAGCTGCCTCCGGTGGCGTGGACTGTGATGGGCGTATTCCGCATTGCCGTGGTGGCTACATTCGCGATTTTCAGTTTGATGCCCAAAGCTACCGGATTCCGCCGAAAACGGTTCAATACGCGAATCCAGCCCAATTAATGTTGATTGACGCGGCGGCTCAAGCAATTGACGAATTTGATGGCGGAACCTGGTCGATCGACCGGGCCCGCGTCGGAGTCGTCGTCGGGACCATGTTTGGCGGTGAATTCAGCAACTCACTGCAGATAGGTTTGCGGTTGCCTGAGATCCGCCAGCATTTCCTGCGGATCGCCCGCGACGAAGGTTTATCGAGATCGCAATCCGAGGCCGTGGTTGAGCAGTTCCACACCGCGGTGATGCAGCGCTATCCCGCTCTGCTCGATGAGACGGGAGGTTTCACCGCCAGCACGTTGGCGTCACGGATTTCACGGACATTTGACCTGATGGGCGGCGCCTGCGCAGTCGATGCTGACGAGGCCTCCGGGGGCCTGGCCATCATGACCGCGATGGAACAACTCCGGGGGGGCCAGGTCGACGCTGTGTTGTGCGGCATGACGCATCGCTCGATGGATTTGGTTGCTTTCGAACAACTGTATCGAAAAAACCAATTGGTTCCCTCCGGTCGAGCCGAAGACGTACCTCAGGACGGATCTCGGATCTTCCCAGGCGAAGGGGTTGCAATCATGATGTTGCAGCGACTTTCCGACGCAGTCGCTCAGGACAAACCCATTTTTGGCGTGATTGAGCACGCTGCGGAGAGTTGGACCGACGACGTCGCCCGGGCTCGCGCCGACGATGCAAGTCTATCGGAGACTCATCCGGAGACGTCCGCCACTCGATTGTCGTCAACGCTGGGGCATCTCGGCGGGGGACAGGGAATCGTCCGCACGCTCGCCGCCACGGTTGCATTTGAGCATGCTGCATCCGCTCCTGCGGTTCAACGAATTTGCGAGACGGCACAGGACGGATACCAAATTCAATATCAAATAGCCAAACAGCCCACATCCACTCCCATGATTCGAGCGTCTGCCGCAACGACGACACGTTCCCACGAGCAACTCGCCGCGAACGGGCCAAGCGTGTCGGGGCCAATCGCGAACGGGCCGATCGCGAGTGGGCCAGAGCGGGCCTCGCGCATCGTGAGCACGAGGCCAGTGGCGCCGCGCGTCGCGATCACCTCTCCTGTGGAAGTCTTGCAAATCCGTCTGCGAGCGAGCGACCCCGCCCGCCTCCAACGCGATCTGAGGTTGCTGGTAGAGCACCCGGAGTCGCGTCTTCCTCGCTCAACCCAATTCGAGTCGGGCGTCGATTCCTTCCAGGCTCAACACACGACTGCGCCCTCGGCTGCCGCGGCTAAAGTCACCGAGGTGGCGATCGTGGGCCACAGCGTTCAGGAAGTGGCTGCCGCCGCGAGAGCGATCCTCGATGGACCACTTGCCGAGCGCCAGACGACTGCACTGTCCAAACATGTGGCTTGGATTCGCTGCCAAGAATCATCGGGAAACCGCGTCGGTTGGCTATTTCCTGGACAAGGCTCACAGTACCCTGCCATCCCGCGTTTATTTTCATCCGACGACTCCGGTGCACCGACGGCGGCCTCGGCTTGGTCGTTCATGCAAGACGTCGATGCACGCCTGCAACGCCGGGGGATTGAGTCGGTGGGCGATCGCTTGACCGACCCGAAACGCCAACTCGGACGCGATGTGTGGTGGACGCAGTTGTGGGTGTTGGCCGTCGGTGCTGCGATGACGGATGCACTGTTTCAGCGCGGCCATCGCCCGGATGTCGTGCTCGGTCACAGTTTCGGTGAGTGCACGGCAGCGTGGGCTGCCGGCGTGATGAACATGGACCAGGCGATCGAGTTCGCCAAGTGCCGTAGCGATGCCGTGATCATGACCCGCCAAGTTGGTGGGCAACTGCTGTCGGTGCGGGGGGAGCCCTCTGCCGTGCAAGCGGTGATTGATCGCCATCAACTCGATGTCGTGATCTCGCATCACAATTCTCCCGTGGGCACCGTGATCGCCGGCATGAAGAACGACATTGCTGCTGCCAAATCACAGCTCGCTGACGCCGGGATGGCGTCGGTTGTGATCAATGTTCCTGCCGCGTTCCATACGCCCGCAATGAAGCCGGCGCAGGAGTTACTGCGAGCCCGCTTTGGGGGACAGCATCTGCTACCTCCACGGTTGGGCTTTCTCTCTGCGGTTTCGAATCGGTACCTCGCCGAACCAACCGAAATCATGGACAACCTAATCAACCAACTTACTCAGCCGGTCTGTTTCAACGGTGCCCTGCAGCGGATCGTGGCCGAGGGTTGCGGTCTTTTGATTGAGGTTGGCCCCGACAATGTGTTGACGCGACTGGCTCGTGCGTCGGTCGATGGTCGGGCGATCTGTTTGAGTGCCGACGAACGTCGTCGAGAACATACCCTCCAACAATTACTCATCGAGATGGCCTGCGAGGCGTTTCAGGGAACCGGCTCCCTCGGTGCGCAACACCATCCCGCGACTGAAAAACCGATTGAGGGGCGGCGTCATGGTGATCCTCATCGCCATGGTTCGCCGAGTGTGACTGATGAGCAAATGACGGCGGCTGCAGAACAGCGTTTCGAAGTCGTGGACGTGACCCGCAATCGCCGCCGACAGGCACCACCGAAACCGTCGACTTCCATGCGGGCCAGTTCCAATGAGCCCAATTCAGTTGGATCCAGTGCACCGCTTTCGCCTGAGCCGATAACGCTTGCCACGAGGGACCGAGGCAACCTGCCGACGTCTCAAGCAGCTGGTGGGGCGTCCCGGCACGGCGCTCCTACGTCGCCGTCCTCGGTCGAAACGCCCTTGGTCGTCAATGCTGCGGTCGGCCAACGAGCGGCTCGAGCATTCCTGTTTGACCTCGCTGTCGATCTGACGGGGTACGATCCGGAGATCATTGACTTCTCCGCCGACTTAGAAGCTGAACTCGGAGTCGACAGCATTAAAAAGGCACAGTTGATCGGTGAGATCGTGCAGTGGTCTGATACCCCAATTGATGTTCAGTCGATGCAGCTGGCTCAGTTCGAAACGCTCAATGACATCCTCGGGATTCTGGACGATGCTTCCGCCACCGCTTCGCTTTGTGAGCCGACATCGCCTGCCATGGTGACCACGCAACGACAGTCGACGGCATCGACCGCGGACGCACCACGCACCGCTGGTGAGATCCCAGGAGCGGTCCCAGCACTCGCTCCGACGCACACCGACGCGGCCTGGGATGTCAGTGAAGACTTGGGCGGTAACGATGAGTCGCTCCGACGCTTGATGATCGATTTGGTGGTCGATCAAACCGGCTACGACGAATCGATCATCGATCTGGACGCTGACATGGAAGGCGAACTGGGTATCGACAGCATCAAGAAGGCGCAGTTACTCGGCGAGCTGGCACAGCAATACCAACTCACGTCGCTACAGGATTCCGGTTTAACGTTGGCTGATTTTGCGACCCTCGAATCCATCCGTGCATTCGTGTGGGAGCAGATTGCATCGCCTGGTGGGAACGTGATGGGGGACTCCGCCGCTACGTTGGCCCGAGAAAAAAAAAACGAAGTTGAAACTCAGCACGCGGGTGTGAGCACCGGGGGGGGCGCGCCTTCGGCGAATCAATCGGACCCCACGCCACCCGTTCCTGCAACGGGCACACATCGGTTCGTACTGGGGATGCAATCAACCCCACGGCTGGCGAATATGCCCGCGGCGCCAACGTGGCATGGTCCAGCCTTGGTGTATGGCGACAACGCGATGTCCGACGCAATCGTGGCGCGCTGGCGTGCAGATTCACAGGCTGCTCAATTTCCCATTGAGTTAATTGACTCCTCACTCACCATTGACGAATTGAATTCGCGGCTGGACGAACTGTGGGCCAATGGCATCTCGCCCCACCTCTTCATCACGACTCCGCACGACCGCGACGCAGTATGGCAAACGACGGACGCGGCGGCCTGGCGATCTCGACGCGAATCGGCCCTGAGTAATCCGTTTCGGCTGTGCCAACGCTGGATGCAAGGTCTCATTGACGCTAACTGCATGTCGAAGGCCACGCTCACATCTCTTGTGAACTCCGGAGGGGATTTCCATTTCGGTGGCGGCGAACTTATGTCCTCCGAGTCGGGCGGATTGTCTGGTTTAACGAAAGCAATGTTGATCGAGGCTTGGATGCGTGGGTATCAGGACACGCCGATGCTGATCGTCGATGCCTTGCCCGACGCCAGCCCCGCCGATGTCGCTGAAGGCATTTGGCGTGAACTGGCCGTTCCCTCGTACGACGAGGAAGTCGCCGTCTCCGCTGAGCGTCGGTTTGCCACCGCCGCCCGCTACAGCCCGCTCTCAACTCCCTCTCGCGCTGCCTCATTGTCTCCCGCTCACTCCTTGACCTCTGGTGGCAACTGGATCGTTGCCGGTGGCGGTCGCGGCATCACAGCGATGACTGCGATGGAGTTAGCCTCCCGCCATCAGTTAAAATTGCATTTGTTGGGTACCGCGCCGGTACCGCAGATCGATGACGAAACACGGCGTCGGGCCGCTGCTGATCGGCCGGCATTGCGGCGTCAAGTCATGAACCAGACCCAAGCACAGGGGGGCAACCCTGTAACGACGTGGCAGCAATTGGAAAAAGCAATCGAGATTGATCAAACCTTACAAGCTTGCCTGGAACGATCGATTGACGCTGTCTATCACAGCGTGGACGTTGGCGATGTCGAGGCGGTCAATAAGCTCCTGAAGAAAATTCGCCGCGCCGACGGTCCGATTCGAGGTGTCATCCAAGGTGCCGGGGCTGGACAGGACGCTCGCTTTGACCGCAAACGTCCTGACAAGGTCGAAAAATGTTTCCGCGCGAAGATCGATGGTTGCGTCGCCTTGGCGAATGCCACCCAGCATGATCCGCTTGAGTGGTTCGTGGGCTTCGGCAGCATCAGCGGTCGTTTTGGTGCCAACGGGCACACGGATTACTCCGCTGCCAACGATATGCTCGCCAAGCTGATTGGCAACCTCCAGCAGCAACGCCCTAAAACTCGCTGCGTGACATTCCACTGGCATGCCTGGGGCGATATCGGCATGGCGACGAAGCCCGAAGCGAAACTGGCTCTCGACATGATCGGCATGGACTTCATGCCTGCCCAGGAAGGCCTACAGCATTTCATCAACGAAATCGAGTGGGGCGGCGACGCGACTGAAGTCCTCATCACTGACCGGCGGTATGTACGGAAGTTTTTCCCGCGGGGCGAAAGTGTCATCGGCTTCCAACCTGTGGATGCGAATCAAACGGTGATGGCGTCGGAACCAGCTGGGATGCCTCTGCCCTTACCCATGCTCGACCCGGAATCGAACCAGGCGGCGGACGATCGATCGCGGCAATCTTCGTACGCGGTTCTGTTCGATCCCGTCCATGACCGATTTCTAAGTGAACATTTGGTACAAGGTCGACCGACACTGCCGTTCGTGATAGCGATTGAACTGCTCGCCGAGGCAGCTCGCGCAGGAACGGGCGAGGATGTGATTGCAATGCATGACATCCAGGCCCATCGTCCCCTGAAATGTCTCACGAGGGAACCTTTCAGAGTGGAGCTCGTATCGTCGATCCACCACCAAGATGCACCGGTGGGGCGATCCGCGTCGCAGCCGCGTTGGTCCTTGGTCAGCGACCTGCGACGTCGCGACGGTCGTCTCGTCGAAGCCGCGCGGCCTCATTTCAGTGCCACCATTCTCACGCGACAGCGCCGCCCGTCGGAAGAACCCTCATCGGACAGCTTGCGCCGCACCGCTCCGGCTCAAGATGATCTGGCTGTGACGTTGGAACCTGTCGATTACCAACCGAGTGATGCCCCGGTCTATCACGGTCCCGCGCTCCAATGCCTCCGCCAAATAGGGTTCACGTCGGACTCGCAGACCGCTGTGGGAGTGATTGTTGCTCCCAGCCCCGCACACCTGGCGGGTGAGCATCGGCCGATGCAAGGTTGGACGATCTCACCCGCATCCACGGACGCATTGCTCTACGCCGCGGGGATGTTGGCCTACCGTGTGAGTGGTAGACCAAGTCTACCGGTCTCGTTTGAGAGAATTGAAATCGGCCGTTTGCCAGTGCCCGGCGAACCGCTGCGAGCGGTTGTGACCTGCGAGCATGAAGACGAGACAGGGGCCATCTTGCGAGCGAGTCTCGATGGATTCAACGGCGACAGGATACTGGAACTCATCGGTTACAAAATCGGGTGGATAGGATAG
- a CDS encoding SDR family oxidoreductase produces the protein MNQDLMGKRALVTGASRGIGREIALELAARGASVAVNFLNSQEQAVDVARQIANTLRPDADVMLVKADVSQRGDIQSMVDEVQSRFGGLDIIVSNAAAGGFRALSDLTPVNFEAVLRTNASPVIWLTQAASTLLGSGSDNGKVVAVSSHGSRWSVPHYGAIGASKAALESLIRHLALELGDRGINFNCVLPGIIATDAIASMPDADNLVKAASERMMLGERTLTQHDVAKVVAFLCSPDSDLIQAQTIVVDGGVSIRV, from the coding sequence ATGAATCAAGATTTGATGGGTAAACGGGCTCTCGTTACCGGAGCGAGCCGCGGGATTGGACGCGAGATCGCGCTGGAGTTGGCGGCCCGCGGCGCCAGTGTCGCAGTGAACTTTCTCAACTCGCAAGAACAGGCAGTCGATGTCGCACGCCAGATCGCTAACACACTCAGGCCCGACGCCGATGTGATGTTGGTGAAGGCTGATGTCTCTCAGCGTGGAGATATTCAGTCGATGGTAGACGAAGTTCAGTCGCGATTCGGTGGACTCGACATCATTGTTAGCAACGCCGCCGCGGGTGGGTTCCGAGCCCTGTCCGATTTGACGCCGGTCAATTTTGAGGCTGTTCTGCGAACCAATGCCTCACCCGTCATCTGGTTGACCCAGGCGGCCTCCACGTTGCTTGGGAGCGGCTCGGATAATGGGAAAGTTGTCGCAGTGAGCAGTCATGGGTCACGCTGGTCCGTTCCGCATTATGGCGCTATCGGAGCGTCCAAGGCTGCACTGGAAAGTTTGATTCGCCACCTCGCCCTGGAACTGGGTGACCGCGGAATCAACTTCAATTGTGTCCTCCCTGGAATCATCGCTACCGATGCCATCGCAAGCATGCCGGACGCCGATAATTTGGTAAAAGCCGCCAGTGAGCGGATGATGCTTGGCGAGCGAACCCTGACCCAGCATGACGTCGCTAAGGTCGTTGCGTTTTTATGCAGCCCGGACAGTGACTTGATTCAAGCACAAACGATTGTCGTCGATGGCGGTGTCAGTATTCGTGTATGA